The Budorcas taxicolor isolate Tak-1 chromosome 2, Takin1.1, whole genome shotgun sequence genome window below encodes:
- the NUPR2 gene encoding nuclear protein 2, translating into MDSAVPTVQPRAQPPPPDVCPPLGSEEEYYDCPDYYYLRDFPACGAGRIKGRTRRERELRTNWLVPGGHERKIAQKLLNSQRKRRQRQLQPRPRTRLT; encoded by the coding sequence ATGGACTCGGCCGTTCCCACTGTCCAGCCTCGAGCCCAGCCACCGCCACCCGACGTGTGTCCGCCGCTGGGCTCCGAGGAGGAGTACTATGACTGCCCGGATTACTACTACTTGCGCGACTTCCCAGCCTGCGGGGCCGGTCGCATTAAGGGCCGGACGCGGCGTGAGCGAGAACTGCGCACCAACTGGCTGGTGCCCGGCGGCCACGAGCGCAAGATCGCGCAAAAGCTCCTGAACAGCCAGCGCAAGCGTCGCCAGCGCCAGCTGCAGCCCCGGCCGCGCACCCGTCTCACCTGA
- the CHCHD2 gene encoding coiled-coil-helix-coiled-coil-helix domain-containing protein 2, translating to MPRGSRSRTSRVAPPASRAPQMRAAPRPAPAAQPPAVAPPSAVGSPAAAPRQPGLMAQMATTAAGVAVGSAVGHTLGHAITGGFSGGSSAEPARPDITYQEPQGTQPAQLQQNGPCFYEVKQFLECAQSQGDLKLCEGFSEVLKQCRLANGLA from the exons ATGCCTCGTGGAAGCCGAAGCCGCACTTCCCGCGTGGCCCCTCCTGCCAG CCGCGCGCCTCAGATGAGAGCAGCGCCCAGGCCAGCGCCCGCAGCTCAGCCACCAGCAGTGGCTCCACCGTCTGCCGTCGGCTCCCCTGCTGCCGCTCCCCGGCAGCCAGGCCTGATGGCCCAGATGGCAACCACTGCTGCCGGTGTGGCTGTGGGTTCTGCCGTCGGCCACACTCTGGGTCACGCCATCACTGGGGGCTTCAGTGGAGGAAGCAGTGCTGAACCCGCAAGGCCTGACATCACTTACCAG GAGCCTCAGGGAACCCAGCCGGCACAACTGCAGCAGAATGGCCCCTGCTTCTATGAGGTGAAACAGTTTTTGGAGTGTGCCCAGAGCCAGGGTGACCTTAAACTTTGTGAGGGTTTCAGCGAGGTGCTGAAACAGTGCAGATTGGCCAACG GATTAGcttaa